Proteins from a genomic interval of Pseudodesulfovibrio nedwellii:
- a CDS encoding ABC transporter substrate-binding protein: protein MIRFKTLLQWYILVSFLMVCMPVFATAATPITFWTTDLGTDRQAVIKYLADAFMIFNPDIKIQIEGIEENAMVDALTQAHKEGTGPNIISCASDLLVSFSKLGWMNNAGTEACIVSIGKDRFYSGTLSKLQHTDGTYSGIPFNGWIQGIWYRKDWFKEYGLNPPDSWENILKAAKTFHAPEKKQYGLLIGTQDDVYAEQVFTHLALSAGVKEFTPEGKVVFDSPATVETLKFYTELARYTPPGPQTWRGRDFYFQGQLAMMFYSTFIMDDMAVPSIAANSLTGDNFEELCGAPYDYNLLKHTGFVSNITGLHKASYGIINALGLLKTENTEQEKATERFVEFLFTNDAYITWLHTVPGGMMPVLKDIAVHDTFFRDHQGVFQRYSRQRIHSILSGFDSLKSLSFVDGHIVPQAAQASAMGLLAEMIMKTLQGKLSPEEAVSKTAMKMRMINSEI, encoded by the coding sequence ATGATACGGTTCAAGACTTTGCTACAATGGTACATACTCGTTTCATTTTTAATGGTATGCATGCCTGTTTTCGCAACAGCGGCCACCCCCATCACCTTCTGGACAACGGACCTGGGTACAGACCGACAAGCGGTTATCAAATATCTCGCAGATGCTTTCATGATCTTTAACCCGGACATTAAGATACAGATTGAGGGAATTGAAGAAAACGCCATGGTAGATGCATTGACCCAGGCCCATAAAGAAGGGACTGGACCAAACATTATCAGTTGCGCTTCGGATCTGCTTGTCTCCTTTAGCAAACTCGGGTGGATGAACAATGCGGGGACTGAAGCCTGTATTGTCAGCATAGGAAAAGACAGATTTTATTCTGGAACGCTCAGCAAATTGCAACATACAGACGGAACGTATAGCGGTATTCCTTTCAATGGATGGATTCAGGGTATTTGGTATAGAAAAGACTGGTTTAAGGAATACGGTCTGAATCCGCCCGATAGTTGGGAAAACATCCTGAAAGCGGCCAAGACCTTCCACGCCCCTGAAAAAAAACAGTACGGTCTCCTCATCGGTACGCAGGATGATGTTTACGCCGAACAGGTCTTTACGCATCTGGCTCTCTCTGCTGGAGTGAAAGAATTCACCCCCGAAGGAAAGGTCGTGTTTGATTCCCCTGCGACCGTCGAAACCCTCAAATTTTATACGGAATTGGCACGATATACACCTCCCGGTCCTCAGACATGGCGAGGAAGAGATTTTTATTTCCAAGGGCAATTGGCAATGATGTTCTATTCAACATTCATCATGGATGACATGGCGGTTCCTTCCATTGCCGCAAATTCTTTGACTGGAGACAATTTTGAAGAACTCTGTGGAGCCCCTTACGACTATAACCTCTTGAAACATACCGGATTTGTTTCAAACATTACTGGTCTCCATAAAGCAAGTTACGGTATCATCAATGCACTCGGACTCTTGAAGACTGAAAATACTGAACAGGAAAAAGCAACTGAACGTTTCGTAGAATTCCTCTTCACGAACGACGCCTACATAACGTGGCTTCACACGGTTCCCGGCGGCATGATGCCTGTACTAAAGGATATTGCAGTCCATGACACCTTTTTCAGAGACCACCAAGGCGTCTTCCAAAGATACTCCCGACAACGAATCCATAGTATCCTGTCAGGGTTCGATTCATTAAAAAGCTTAAGCTTTGTGGATGGTCATATCGTGCCTCAAGCAGCGCAGGCTTCAGCCATGGGATTGCTGGCAGAAATGATCATGAAAACTCTTCAAGGAAAACTGTCGCCGGAAGAAGCTGTTTCAAAGACTGCTATGAAAATGCGAATGATCAATTCGGAAATTTAA
- a CDS encoding methyl-accepting chemotaxis protein, with protein MRLYKDLSLRNKIMIPVGFLVMLVMGVTLTVLIRQFQTVATEDAYSIGEEMAGRFGQEIKGELDKALTISWTLAQSLEATIASPTTPSRKETNNFLVELAESHDDLASTWLAFEPNEFDGNDAAAIGTEGSNENGQYLAWYQAGNKMSYGTNLERAWYQTSLRSGKPFLTDPTEYIFDGQKIILVSATVPVKVKNRTIGVAGVDLNIGQLKKVVARIQPFETGYGFLISNSGMIVADPSPKHVGKQVGETFGSEMEHLITSCLKSERTVHTTFTKNDTKFELIIAPFTIGETGQSWALGVAIPTAKIMEAANDVTWLSAVMSISSIIVLLAIIFFLARSIVNPIRQGVTFTKQIASGDLNANLHIEQKDEIGELAADLTSMGQQLRSVVSDVRQSVEQVASGSEELSATAQTLSGGATEQAANVEEVSASMEEMASNISQNADNAGETEKIALRSAQDAEEGGEAVTQTVQAMREIADKITIIEDIARQTNLLALNAAIEAARAGEHGKGFAVVAAEVRKLAERSGEAAAEISDLSASSVAVAESAGGMLNKMVPDIKRTAELIQEIAAASNEQNAGAEQVNKAMLKLDEMTQQIAAAAEEVSATSEELARQSVQLQSAIAFFKVNDMPTARSTVHVARKTAALPKGRQSTNQSNGGMTIPGMTDEGFERF; from the coding sequence ATGAGACTATACAAAGATTTAAGCTTACGAAACAAGATCATGATCCCTGTAGGATTTCTCGTGATGCTTGTCATGGGTGTTACCCTCACCGTCCTGATCAGACAGTTCCAAACTGTTGCCACTGAAGATGCCTATTCCATAGGCGAAGAAATGGCTGGTCGATTCGGTCAGGAAATCAAAGGGGAATTGGACAAGGCTTTAACCATTAGCTGGACCTTGGCCCAATCCCTCGAAGCAACGATAGCTTCTCCAACGACACCAAGCCGTAAAGAAACAAACAATTTCCTCGTTGAACTTGCTGAATCACATGATGATCTTGCTTCCACATGGCTTGCATTCGAACCAAATGAATTCGATGGGAACGATGCTGCAGCCATCGGAACTGAAGGCTCCAATGAAAATGGACAATATTTGGCATGGTATCAAGCCGGAAACAAGATGTCCTACGGTACCAACCTGGAAAGAGCGTGGTATCAAACCTCGCTTCGCTCAGGAAAACCATTCCTCACTGACCCGACTGAATACATTTTCGACGGACAAAAAATCATTCTGGTTTCGGCAACTGTTCCCGTTAAAGTAAAAAATCGCACTATTGGTGTAGCCGGTGTGGATCTCAACATCGGACAATTAAAAAAAGTCGTTGCCCGAATTCAACCATTTGAGACAGGCTACGGATTTCTCATCAGTAACTCCGGTATGATCGTGGCAGATCCGTCCCCGAAACATGTCGGCAAACAAGTCGGCGAAACCTTTGGTTCAGAGATGGAGCACCTGATCACAAGCTGCCTGAAATCTGAACGCACCGTGCACACGACCTTCACCAAAAATGACACAAAATTTGAACTGATAATTGCTCCCTTTACCATTGGTGAAACAGGACAAAGCTGGGCTCTTGGCGTGGCAATCCCCACAGCCAAAATCATGGAAGCCGCAAACGACGTCACATGGCTCTCTGCCGTCATGAGCATTAGTTCCATTATAGTACTCCTCGCCATCATCTTTTTCCTGGCACGGTCCATCGTAAATCCTATCCGCCAAGGCGTAACCTTTACCAAACAAATTGCTTCCGGTGATCTCAACGCCAACCTACACATCGAACAAAAAGATGAAATCGGCGAACTTGCCGCCGACTTGACCAGCATGGGCCAACAGCTTCGTTCAGTTGTCAGCGATGTTCGTCAGTCGGTTGAACAGGTGGCCAGTGGCAGCGAAGAACTCTCCGCCACTGCGCAAACACTCTCCGGCGGCGCGACCGAACAAGCTGCCAATGTAGAAGAAGTCTCTGCCAGCATGGAAGAAATGGCCTCCAACATCAGCCAAAATGCCGACAACGCCGGTGAAACGGAAAAAATAGCTCTTCGATCCGCACAGGATGCAGAAGAAGGCGGCGAAGCTGTCACTCAAACCGTGCAGGCCATGCGGGAAATCGCTGATAAAATCACCATCATTGAAGATATAGCCCGTCAGACAAATCTGCTCGCTCTCAACGCAGCCATCGAAGCTGCCCGAGCCGGTGAACACGGTAAAGGATTCGCTGTGGTTGCAGCAGAAGTTCGCAAACTGGCTGAACGCAGTGGTGAAGCGGCCGCAGAAATCAGCGATTTGTCCGCCTCCAGTGTTGCTGTAGCAGAATCCGCAGGCGGTATGCTCAACAAGATGGTCCCGGACATCAAGCGCACTGCCGAATTGATTCAGGAAATCGCTGCAGCATCCAATGAACAGAACGCCGGAGCCGAACAAGTCAACAAGGCAATGCTCAAGCTAGATGAAATGACGCAACAGATCGCAGCCGCAGCCGAGGAAGTCTCAGCAACTTCAGAAGAGTTGGCCAGACAATCTGTACAACTCCAGTCTGCCATCGCCTTCTTCAAAGTCAACGACATGCCCACCGCACGGTCCACAGTCCACGTCGCAAGAAAGACGGCGGCACTCCCCAAGGGACGTCAGTCAACCAACCAATCCAATGGTGGCATGACCATCCCCGGCATGACAGATGAAGGATTTGAAAGGTTCTAA